The Flavobacterium piscisymbiosum genome includes a region encoding these proteins:
- a CDS encoding class I SAM-dependent methyltransferase, with translation MSEIVNYYNDLASTYDQNRFDNSYGRFIDSQERNILDRLLTNKNEQILDLACGTGRLLNYASIGVDASAEMIEMARRKFPEKTFLQNEAHQITLQDNSVDTIISFHFFMHLDQDKINQVLEESKRILKNNGRIIFDIPSRKRRNLLGYKKNNWHGAFSLSIGDFKENPNFKIKRTFGFLFFPIHRFPEFCRKPLIKLDSFLANSFLKEYSSYLIIELEKK, from the coding sequence ATGAGCGAAATTGTAAATTACTATAATGATCTGGCAAGTACTTATGATCAGAATAGATTTGATAATTCTTACGGAAGATTTATTGACTCTCAGGAACGAAATATTCTTGATAGGTTATTAACCAATAAAAACGAGCAAATTCTTGATTTAGCCTGCGGTACTGGCAGACTTTTAAATTATGCTTCTATTGGAGTTGATGCAAGCGCTGAAATGATCGAAATGGCAAGAAGGAAGTTTCCTGAAAAAACATTTTTACAAAACGAAGCTCATCAAATAACTTTACAGGATAATTCTGTAGATACCATTATTAGTTTTCATTTTTTTATGCATCTGGATCAGGATAAAATCAATCAGGTTTTAGAAGAATCAAAACGAATTTTAAAAAACAATGGCAGAATTATTTTTGATATTCCATCGCGAAAACGAAGAAATTTGCTTGGATATAAAAAAAATAATTGGCACGGAGCCTTTAGTTTAAGTATCGGGGATTTTAAAGAAAATCCCAATTTTAAGATTAAAAGAACATTTGGTTTTTTGTTTTTTCCCATACATCGATTTCCTGAATTTTGCCGAAAGCCTTTGATAAAACTCGATTCTTTTTTAGCTAATTCATTCCTAAAAGAGTATAGTTCTTATTTAATCATCGAATTAGAGAAGAAATGA
- a CDS encoding SH3 domain-containing protein, translating to MKKYYFLLALLFSSLLINAQERYFLNSDTRLYTSASTSAEFLGYFKYGAEIQLLSESKNGWYKVKADNLSEGYIPEQYVATRLNAKDVKVRDNENPILEGGDNYYGGNHLFVLVAGLKARAQPDKNSKIREILFVGDPVAINYLPKNEDEWVNISGQFSDEYARFTLRKFVGKRPDFNTLLKDFDKLDVNNVTERKIVGERLVQLAWNSDNTKLIPAYQRYYEVVKQLNDPKLIDDTELNMAIAKGLVKHKKQEEITAFTKKSEFVVKGLKTKSLFFTQKELINTLGNPVKKATISDECGLYISELFYYYPDLEASVDEKENKVEVIKIFINQTNKLVFNVNAALDSSLTEKNFIEKYGTYIGASIKNPHSYSIPLEDSHFEIEFKDGKLFAIEIIYYC from the coding sequence ATGAAAAAATATTACTTTCTTTTAGCCTTATTATTTTCGTCCCTTTTAATAAATGCTCAGGAACGTTATTTCCTTAATTCGGATACGCGTTTGTATACTTCCGCAAGTACTTCTGCTGAGTTTTTGGGTTATTTTAAATATGGTGCCGAAATACAATTATTATCCGAAAGCAAAAATGGCTGGTACAAAGTAAAAGCCGATAATTTATCTGAAGGTTATATTCCGGAGCAATATGTTGCAACACGATTAAATGCCAAAGATGTTAAAGTAAGAGACAACGAAAATCCTATTTTAGAAGGCGGAGACAATTATTATGGTGGTAATCACCTTTTTGTTTTGGTTGCAGGTTTAAAGGCGCGTGCACAACCCGATAAAAATTCAAAAATTAGAGAAATTTTATTTGTTGGTGATCCTGTAGCCATTAATTATCTCCCAAAAAATGAAGACGAATGGGTAAATATTAGTGGTCAATTTAGCGACGAATATGCCAGGTTTACGCTAAGAAAGTTTGTTGGCAAAAGACCTGATTTTAATACCTTATTAAAAGATTTCGACAAACTCGATGTCAATAATGTTACAGAACGTAAAATTGTAGGCGAACGACTAGTTCAACTCGCCTGGAATAGCGACAATACTAAACTAATCCCCGCTTATCAAAGATATTATGAGGTCGTAAAACAATTAAATGATCCTAAACTTATTGATGATACCGAGTTGAATATGGCTATAGCCAAAGGATTAGTAAAGCATAAAAAACAGGAAGAAATTACGGCCTTTACCAAAAAATCAGAATTTGTGGTAAAAGGCTTAAAAACCAAATCATTATTTTTTACTCAAAAAGAGTTAATAAATACATTGGGCAATCCGGTAAAAAAAGCCACAATAAGCGATGAATGTGGTTTATATATCAGCGAACTTTTTTATTATTATCCGGATTTAGAAGCTTCTGTAGATGAAAAAGAAAACAAAGTAGAGGTCATAAAGATTTTCATCAATCAAACCAACAAACTTGTTTTCAATGTCAATGCGGCATTAGACAGCTCATTAACCGAAAAAAACTTTATCGAAAAATACGGTACTTATATTGGGGCGTCAATAAAAAACCCACATTCATACTCTATACCGTTAGAAGACAGCCATTTTGAAATAGAATTTAAAGATGGAAAGTTATTTGCCATCGAAATAATCTACTATTGCTGA
- a CDS encoding aldehyde dehydrogenase gives MDYKNDIGYRKETLKKLLYNIQKSEDLIVKALYDDFKKPEFEAVLTETNYVISDLKDTIKNIHKWANRKRVFPSLLNFPSTDYIYKEPYGDVLVIAPWNYPFQLALCPLIAAVAAGNRVVLKPSELTPNTSAIIAKIIEKTFHVNHVEVFEGGVEVSNQLLAKRWDYIFFTGSVAVGKVVAKAAAENLTPITLELGGKNPCIVDETANLKLAAKRIVWGKFINAGQTCIAPDYILVQKNMKVNFISFLIEEIIKAYGKKMEKSPDFARIINTKNWLRLASMIEPEKVIFGGETDANNLFISPTLIEEPALDSLVMKEEIFGPILPILIYETEADIHNVISRYEKPLSFYIFSENKSFAKKMIKTYSFGGGCINDTVVHFSNKRLPFGGVGHSGIGAYHGQLSFDIFSHHKAVVKKANWLDLPMRYAPYKDKLASIKRILDWI, from the coding sequence ATGGACTATAAAAACGACATCGGATACAGAAAAGAAACGCTAAAAAAATTGTTGTATAACATTCAGAAAAGCGAAGACTTAATTGTAAAAGCTTTATACGATGATTTTAAAAAGCCAGAATTTGAAGCTGTTTTAACCGAAACCAACTATGTTATTTCGGATTTAAAAGACACTATAAAAAATATTCATAAATGGGCAAACCGAAAACGTGTTTTTCCTTCTCTTCTTAATTTTCCTTCTACAGATTATATTTATAAAGAACCTTACGGAGACGTCTTGGTTATTGCTCCCTGGAATTATCCTTTTCAATTGGCTTTATGTCCTTTGATTGCGGCAGTAGCAGCAGGAAATCGTGTAGTTTTAAAACCATCTGAACTCACACCTAATACCTCAGCGATAATCGCCAAAATTATCGAAAAAACCTTTCATGTCAATCATGTTGAAGTTTTTGAAGGCGGTGTAGAAGTCTCTAATCAACTACTGGCAAAACGCTGGGATTATATTTTCTTTACCGGAAGTGTCGCAGTTGGAAAAGTTGTAGCCAAAGCCGCAGCCGAAAATCTAACGCCAATAACTCTTGAACTTGGCGGAAAAAACCCTTGTATTGTAGATGAAACTGCCAACTTAAAATTAGCTGCGAAACGTATTGTCTGGGGGAAATTTATTAATGCCGGCCAAACTTGTATTGCGCCGGATTATATTTTGGTTCAAAAAAACATGAAGGTTAATTTCATTAGTTTTTTGATCGAAGAAATCATAAAAGCATACGGTAAAAAAATGGAAAAATCTCCTGATTTTGCGCGTATTATCAATACCAAAAACTGGTTGCGATTAGCCAGTATGATAGAACCTGAGAAAGTGATTTTTGGAGGAGAAACAGATGCTAACAATCTTTTCATTTCGCCAACTTTAATCGAAGAACCGGCATTGGATAGTCTGGTTATGAAAGAAGAAATATTTGGCCCTATTTTACCTATTCTTATTTATGAAACAGAAGCTGATATTCATAACGTGATTAGCCGTTATGAGAAACCTCTTTCATTTTACATTTTTAGCGAAAATAAATCCTTTGCAAAAAAAATGATCAAAACCTATTCGTTTGGCGGTGGCTGCATCAATGATACAGTGGTTCATTTTTCTAATAAAAGGCTGCCTTTTGGCGGTGTTGGCCATAGTGGCATAGGCGCTTATCATGGTCAGTTGAGCTTTGATATTTTTTCTCATCATAAAGCAGTAGTAAAAAAGGCAAACTGGCTTGATTTACCTATGAGATATGCACCATACAAAGATAAATTGGCTTCCATTAAAAGGATATTAGACTGGATATAA
- a CDS encoding L-serine ammonia-lyase: MEECISVFDMLKIGVGPSSSHTLGPWRAAERFLEELKDESILDQIKRVKVDLYGSLSLTGKGHATDLSVMLGLSGQDPEYIPVDNIAGIIKTIEDNNEIILANEYKIPFYFLQDIVFNKEFLPFHANGLKFTAYKEDDSEYESTFYSIGGGFVVKEERTNAKIKEVIKCAFPFPIQNAVELLNYTVSENKSISEIVYENEKSMRPEAEIHSELMRIWNTMLECMYIGCHTGGILPGGLNVRRRAFDMHQNLIGLSNYSNPQTWLEEIRKTEVKFRQILKWVSCFALAVNEVNASLGRVVTAPTNGSAGVIPAVLMYYLVIENHDAGEKEIKQFLMVAGEIGSIFKKGSTISAAMGGCQAEIGVSSSMAAAALCELMGGTPAQVLMAAEIAMEHHLGLTCDPIGGLVQIPCIERNTMGAIKAINAAELALETDSKNAKVPLDKVINTMWQTAKDMNSKYKETSEGGLAIAVNMADC, from the coding sequence ATGGAAGAATGTATCTCTGTTTTTGATATGCTTAAAATTGGCGTTGGCCCCTCAAGTTCTCATACTTTAGGGCCTTGGAGAGCCGCTGAACGTTTTTTAGAAGAGTTAAAAGACGAATCAATTTTAGACCAGATTAAACGTGTAAAAGTCGATTTATACGGATCACTTTCTTTAACCGGAAAAGGTCACGCCACAGATTTATCTGTTATGCTGGGTTTAAGCGGGCAGGATCCCGAATATATTCCGGTTGATAATATTGCCGGAATCATTAAAACGATCGAAGACAACAACGAGATTATTCTGGCGAATGAATATAAAATCCCGTTTTATTTTCTGCAGGATATTGTTTTCAATAAAGAGTTTCTTCCTTTTCATGCCAACGGACTAAAATTTACAGCTTATAAAGAGGATGATTCTGAATATGAATCTACTTTTTATTCTATAGGTGGAGGTTTTGTGGTGAAAGAAGAACGCACCAATGCCAAAATCAAAGAAGTTATAAAATGTGCTTTCCCATTCCCTATTCAAAATGCGGTTGAGCTTTTAAATTATACGGTTTCAGAGAACAAATCTATTTCGGAAATTGTTTATGAAAACGAAAAATCGATGCGTCCGGAAGCAGAAATTCATTCCGAATTAATGCGTATCTGGAACACGATGTTAGAATGTATGTACATTGGCTGTCATACCGGAGGAATTCTCCCGGGCGGACTAAACGTTCGCAGAAGGGCTTTTGACATGCACCAAAACTTAATAGGTTTATCAAATTATTCCAATCCGCAAACGTGGCTGGAAGAAATCAGAAAAACCGAAGTAAAATTTCGTCAGATCCTAAAATGGGTAAGTTGTTTTGCACTTGCCGTGAATGAAGTAAATGCTTCTTTAGGCCGCGTGGTTACAGCTCCTACAAACGGAAGCGCTGGTGTAATTCCGGCGGTTTTAATGTATTATCTGGTTATTGAAAATCATGATGCAGGCGAAAAAGAAATCAAACAATTCCTGATGGTTGCCGGAGAAATTGGAAGTATCTTCAAGAAAGGTTCTACAATCTCGGCTGCTATGGGCGGTTGCCAGGCCGAAATCGGTGTTTCGTCATCTATGGCTGCTGCAGCTCTTTGCGAATTAATGGGCGGAACTCCTGCTCAGGTTTTAATGGCTGCCGAAATCGCTATGGAACATCACCTTGGTTTAACCTGCGACCCAATTGGTGGTTTGGTTCAGATTCCGTGTATCGAAAGAAATACTATGGGTGCCATAAAAGCAATAAATGCTGCCGAATTAGCCCTTGAAACTGATTCTAAAAACGCAAAAGTACCACTTGATAAAGTAATCAATACGATGTGGCAAACGGCAAAAGACATGAACTCTAAATACAAAGAAACCTCCGAAGGCGGATTGGCAATTGCTGTAAATATGGCTGATTGTTAA
- a CDS encoding cation:proton antiporter, with product MIEFFKHFLQEFELPLSNPVLIFSLILFIILLSPILLKKINIPGIIGLIISGVIIGPHGLNILAKNSAVDLFSTIGLLYIMFIAGLELDMNEFKANRNKSLLFGFFTFIFPLTIGFPVCYYLLQYDFNASFLTASMFATHTLVAYPIVSKLGIAKNQAVAITVGGTILTDTAVLIILAVIMGSSQGNLNQAFWIKLTVSLAIFSAIMFLVIPRIAKWFFKKLESEKHAHYIFVLSVVFFAAFLAEVAGVEPIIGAFVAGLALNPLIPHSSALMNRIEFIGNSLFIPFFLISVGMLVDISVILSGPTALIVAGTLSVVAIFGKWTAAFFTQIVFKYTRTERQLIFGLSSAHAAATLAVILVGFKAKILDENILNGTIILILITCIVASFATEKAAKKIAICEEEVSHEDAHSDQILDEHILIPLAKTSATATLLDFALLIKDKKSSNPVTLLTIVPNNDQAEKNILKYRKAVDKFVIQASASEVKINTIARIDHNPASGIARTSKEIMSDIVIVGWPRKTGFLDKIFGENVDSIINNVDKSLFICRFQKTFIEEKRLVFICPPFSERGVGFHLLLQKICRLSQELSIPIIIYAEYKTHQTIQQIAANLKLNAKLGFKSIMDWDDFESISDEIKPNDLIVFNLSRKGSVSYQSIFDKLPQKFEKSFDDNNLILVYAQDDRKGTSMDAYEDFTATPLTKGLEAIEQIGRGLGNILKKG from the coding sequence ATGATAGAATTTTTCAAGCATTTTTTACAAGAATTCGAATTACCGCTTAGCAACCCAGTATTGATTTTCTCGTTAATACTTTTCATTATTCTCTTGTCGCCTATTTTACTTAAAAAAATAAACATTCCAGGAATTATCGGACTTATTATTTCCGGTGTAATCATTGGACCACACGGACTTAATATTCTGGCTAAAAACTCAGCCGTAGATTTGTTTTCGACAATCGGACTTTTATATATTATGTTTATTGCCGGCCTTGAACTCGACATGAATGAGTTTAAAGCCAATAGAAATAAGAGCTTATTATTCGGTTTCTTTACCTTTATTTTCCCTTTAACCATTGGGTTTCCGGTTTGTTATTATTTACTGCAATATGATTTTAATGCCAGTTTCCTGACCGCAAGTATGTTTGCCACGCACACGCTGGTAGCTTACCCAATTGTAAGTAAATTAGGGATTGCAAAAAATCAGGCTGTTGCCATAACAGTAGGAGGAACGATATTAACAGATACTGCCGTTTTGATTATTCTGGCCGTTATTATGGGAAGTAGCCAAGGTAATCTGAATCAGGCTTTCTGGATAAAACTAACGGTTTCATTGGCCATTTTCTCTGCTATTATGTTTTTGGTGATTCCAAGAATTGCTAAATGGTTCTTTAAGAAATTAGAAAGTGAAAAACATGCTCATTATATCTTTGTACTTTCTGTAGTTTTCTTTGCAGCATTTTTGGCCGAAGTAGCAGGAGTAGAGCCTATTATTGGTGCGTTCGTTGCAGGTTTGGCTTTGAATCCCTTAATTCCGCATTCGTCTGCATTGATGAACAGAATTGAGTTTATCGGCAATTCATTGTTCATTCCGTTTTTCCTGATTTCGGTGGGAATGTTGGTTGATATCAGCGTAATTCTTAGCGGACCAACGGCATTAATTGTTGCCGGAACTTTGAGTGTTGTGGCGATTTTCGGGAAATGGACGGCAGCATTTTTTACCCAGATTGTTTTTAAATATACCCGAACAGAAAGACAACTGATCTTCGGGTTAAGCAGTGCACATGCCGCTGCAACGTTGGCGGTTATTTTAGTGGGATTTAAAGCGAAAATTCTGGATGAAAATATCTTAAACGGAACTATTATTTTAATATTAATTACTTGTATTGTAGCTTCTTTTGCCACTGAAAAAGCAGCCAAAAAAATAGCAATTTGCGAGGAAGAAGTTTCTCATGAAGATGCGCATAGCGATCAAATTTTAGACGAACACATTTTAATTCCGTTAGCAAAAACTTCGGCGACAGCCACTTTATTAGATTTTGCACTTTTAATTAAAGATAAAAAATCATCTAATCCAGTAACTTTGTTAACGATCGTTCCTAATAATGATCAGGCCGAAAAAAATATTTTAAAGTATCGAAAAGCAGTTGATAAATTCGTCATTCAGGCGTCGGCTTCAGAAGTAAAAATAAATACAATTGCCAGAATTGACCATAATCCTGCCAGCGGAATTGCCAGAACTTCGAAAGAAATCATGTCGGATATTGTGATCGTGGGTTGGCCTAGAAAAACAGGATTCCTTGATAAAATTTTTGGAGAAAACGTAGATTCGATTATCAATAACGTCGACAAAAGTTTATTTATTTGTAGATTTCAAAAGACTTTTATAGAAGAAAAAAGACTGGTTTTTATCTGCCCGCCATTTTCTGAAAGAGGAGTTGGATTTCATTTGTTATTACAGAAAATCTGCCGATTATCGCAGGAATTAAGTATTCCGATTATAATTTATGCCGAATATAAAACACATCAAACGATTCAGCAAATTGCTGCTAATTTGAAACTGAATGCAAAATTAGGTTTTAAAAGTATTATGGATTGGGATGATTTTGAATCGATTTCTGATGAAATAAAACCAAACGATTTGATTGTTTTTAATCTTTCTAGAAAAGGTTCTGTTTCGTACCAGTCAATTTTTGATAAACTACCTCAGAAATTCGAAAAATCATTTGATGATAACAATCTGATTCTGGTATATGCGCAAGACGATCGCAAAGGAACTTCTATGGATGCCTACGAAGATTTTACTGCTACGCCATTAACCAAAGGTCTTGAAGCCATTGAGCAAATTGGCCGTGGTTTAGGGAATATTCTGAAGAAAGGATAA
- the panB gene encoding 3-methyl-2-oxobutanoate hydroxymethyltransferase produces the protein MSVAKKDYKRITTKSLIEMKSNGEKISMLTAYDFTMAKIVDTAGVDVILVGDSASNVMAGHETTLPITLDQMIYHASSVVRAVERALVVVDLPFGSYQSDPKEALRSAIRIMKESGGHAVKLEGGKEIKESIKKILNAGIPVMGHLGLTPQSIYKFGTYSVRAKEDQEAEKLIEDAKLLEKVGCFAVVLEKIPADLAKKVAESISIPVIGIGAGGGVDGQVLVIHDMLGMNNEFSPRFLRRYLNLYEEMTKAIGQYAADVKSSDFPNSGEQY, from the coding sequence ATGTCAGTAGCAAAAAAAGATTATAAAAGAATCACAACAAAGTCATTGATCGAAATGAAAAGCAACGGAGAAAAAATCTCTATGCTTACGGCTTACGATTTTACAATGGCTAAAATTGTTGACACCGCAGGAGTCGATGTGATTTTAGTGGGCGATTCAGCATCAAATGTTATGGCGGGTCACGAAACGACATTGCCAATTACTTTAGATCAAATGATATATCATGCTTCATCTGTAGTTCGCGCTGTAGAGAGAGCATTAGTTGTAGTAGATTTACCTTTTGGAAGTTACCAGTCTGACCCAAAAGAAGCTTTGCGTTCTGCTATTCGAATCATGAAAGAAAGTGGCGGTCACGCTGTGAAACTGGAAGGAGGAAAAGAAATTAAAGAATCTATCAAAAAAATATTAAACGCAGGAATTCCGGTTATGGGACATTTGGGTTTAACTCCTCAATCGATCTACAAATTCGGGACTTACAGCGTTCGCGCCAAAGAAGATCAGGAAGCCGAAAAACTAATCGAAGATGCCAAATTGCTTGAAAAAGTAGGTTGTTTTGCTGTTGTTCTAGAAAAAATCCCAGCCGATTTAGCTAAAAAAGTAGCCGAAAGTATTTCGATTCCGGTTATTGGTATCGGTGCCGGAGGTGGCGTTGACGGACAAGTTTTGGTGATTCACGATATGTTAGGAATGAACAATGAATTCAGCCCGCGTTTCTTACGTCGCTATTTAAATTTATACGAAGAAATGACAAAAGCAATTGGTCAATATGCCGCTGATGTTAAATCAAGTGATTTTCCTAACTCTGGGGAGCAATATTAA
- a CDS encoding RluA family pseudouridine synthase, protein MKIVSDKNNLQVLHEDNHIIVVNKRVGDIVQGDKTGDKPLSDVVKEYIKDKYNKPGDVFLGVIHRLDRPTTGIVVFARTSKALTRMNEMFSNRETQKTYWAVVKNKHQETSAKLVHYLKRNEKNNTSKAHLKEVPDSKLASLDYTVFKELQNYVALEINLHTGRHHQIRAQLAAIGSPIKGDLKYGFDRSNPDGGIHLHARKLVFIHPVSKENITITAPTPDETIWNAL, encoded by the coding sequence ATGAAAATCGTTTCAGATAAAAATAATCTCCAGGTTCTACACGAAGACAACCATATTATTGTGGTTAATAAACGCGTGGGCGATATTGTGCAAGGTGATAAAACAGGCGATAAACCTTTATCTGATGTTGTAAAAGAATACATTAAAGACAAATACAATAAACCTGGTGATGTATTTTTGGGCGTAATTCATCGTTTAGATCGTCCTACAACCGGAATTGTGGTTTTTGCCAGAACTAGCAAAGCATTAACGAGAATGAACGAAATGTTCAGCAATCGTGAAACTCAAAAAACATATTGGGCAGTTGTGAAGAATAAACATCAGGAAACAAGTGCCAAATTGGTTCATTATCTTAAAAGAAACGAAAAAAACAATACTTCAAAAGCACATTTAAAAGAAGTTCCGGATAGTAAACTGGCTAGTTTAGATTATACTGTTTTTAAAGAATTACAAAATTATGTAGCTCTTGAAATCAATTTGCATACAGGTCGCCATCATCAAATTAGGGCTCAATTAGCTGCTATTGGATCACCGATTAAAGGCGATTTAAAATATGGTTTTGACCGAAGCAATCCTGATGGAGGAATTCATCTTCATGCCAGAAAATTGGTTTTCATTCATCCTGTTTCTAAAGAAAATATAACAATTACAGCGCCAACTCCCGATGAAACTATTTGGAACGCCCTTTGA